A part of Paenarthrobacter sp. A20 genomic DNA contains:
- a CDS encoding cell division protein CrgA, whose amino-acid sequence MPESKPRKRPARQAQQTSAAQQYKPNPVWYKAVMFGLMILGLIWIITFYITEGQFPVRDWASWNIVAGFGIAIVGFLMTTRWRS is encoded by the coding sequence GTGCCCGAGTCCAAGCCCCGCAAGCGGCCTGCCCGTCAGGCCCAGCAGACTTCCGCCGCGCAGCAGTACAAGCCCAACCCGGTTTGGTACAAAGCCGTCATGTTCGGCCTGATGATCCTCGGCCTGATCTGGATCATCACGTTCTACATCACAGAAGGCCAGTTCCCCGTCCGCGACTGGGCATCATGGAACATTGTTGCGGGCTTCGGCATCGCGATTGTCGGCTTCCTGATGACCACCCGTTGGCGCTCCTAG
- a CDS encoding RNA polymerase sigma factor — MKARQLITKKPFEAVVQENGVTVLRVCRAVLGVHDADDAWSDTFLAALQSYPDLPPEANVQAWLVTIAHRKCIDHVRAGGRRALPVDSPPEQPSRLGIPGEGHADLVDAVAHLPPKQRQAVAYHYLAGLPYVDVAAILGGTPEAARRAGSDGVKALRSALADLPALAHSSSKGEIR, encoded by the coding sequence ATGAAGGCCAGGCAGTTGATCACCAAAAAGCCCTTCGAAGCAGTGGTCCAGGAAAATGGCGTCACCGTGCTTCGAGTGTGCCGTGCAGTCCTCGGCGTGCACGATGCCGACGACGCCTGGTCCGATACCTTCCTTGCGGCTCTTCAGTCCTATCCCGACCTCCCTCCGGAGGCCAACGTGCAAGCTTGGCTTGTCACCATCGCACACCGTAAATGCATCGACCATGTGCGTGCCGGAGGTCGCCGTGCCCTCCCGGTGGACTCACCGCCGGAGCAACCGTCCCGGCTTGGCATCCCCGGTGAGGGGCATGCCGACCTCGTGGACGCCGTCGCGCACCTTCCACCGAAACAAAGACAGGCCGTGGCGTACCACTACCTTGCGGGGCTTCCCTACGTGGACGTGGCTGCGATTCTTGGAGGAACCCCCGAGGCCGCCAGACGAGCCGGATCAGACGGCGTCAAAGCCCTCCGCAGTGCTCTGGCTGACCTTCCTGCTCTGGCACATTCATCTTCGAAAGGAGAGATCCGTTGA
- a CDS encoding class E sortase, translating into MAHQQTTAASAVPSGRRGQEQEPRRQLRASDVIRKISQILGELLITAGIVLLLFVGWELWWTNVEANAKQNEAVQSFAQDLTGPVTPAAPANQADFGPPVVGTAPANGETIGIMYIPRFGADYTRPIIEGTGADVLDTLGLGRYGSTSMPGAIGNFAVAGHRQTHGAVLDSIHTLVPGDKIYVQTADGFYTYVFRNNQIVLPNRTDVLMPVPTQPGIVPKERILTMTSCNPRFGSQERIIAYSVMEGWQPASAGPPSEIAAQVAKVQGKG; encoded by the coding sequence GTGGCGCACCAGCAGACGACGGCGGCTTCTGCCGTGCCGTCGGGCCGGCGAGGGCAGGAGCAGGAACCGCGCAGGCAACTCCGCGCGTCCGATGTCATCCGCAAGATCAGCCAGATCCTGGGTGAACTCCTCATTACGGCAGGTATTGTGCTGTTGCTCTTCGTGGGCTGGGAACTGTGGTGGACCAACGTTGAAGCCAACGCCAAGCAGAATGAGGCAGTCCAGAGCTTCGCGCAGGACCTCACCGGACCCGTAACTCCGGCAGCACCGGCCAATCAGGCAGACTTTGGACCTCCGGTGGTGGGAACGGCTCCTGCAAACGGGGAAACGATCGGGATTATGTACATCCCCCGCTTCGGCGCGGACTACACGAGGCCCATCATCGAGGGCACCGGTGCGGACGTCCTGGATACGTTGGGACTTGGCCGCTACGGGAGTACCAGCATGCCCGGAGCCATCGGCAACTTCGCGGTTGCGGGCCACAGGCAAACGCACGGAGCAGTCCTGGACAGCATCCATACGCTGGTTCCCGGGGACAAGATCTACGTTCAGACAGCGGACGGCTTTTACACCTATGTCTTCCGCAACAACCAGATCGTGCTTCCCAACCGCACTGACGTCCTCATGCCAGTACCAACGCAACCGGGCATCGTGCCGAAGGAACGCATTCTGACCATGACCAGTTGCAACCCGCGGTTTGGGTCGCAGGAACGGATCATTGCCTACTCCGTGATGGAGGGTTGGCAACCGGCCTCTGCAGGACCGCCGTCGGAAATCGCCGCCCAAGTAGCCAAGGTACAAGGAAAGGGGTAA
- a CDS encoding aminodeoxychorismate/anthranilate synthase component II: MSTTRILVVDNYDSFVYTLVGYLQELGAETTVVRNDDVTLAEATELAAARDGVLVSPGPGTPAEAGVCIELIKWCGENSKPMFGVCLGHQALAEAYGGVVTHAPELMHGKTSPVRHEGKSVFAGLPSPVTATRYHSLAAVRDSIPDVLEITAETTNGVVMGLQHKTAPLCGVQFHPESVLTEGGYQMLGNWLESLGMAGAAERASKLSPLIKQ, encoded by the coding sequence ATGAGCACAACAAGAATTCTTGTAGTAGATAACTACGACAGCTTCGTTTACACCCTGGTGGGATACCTCCAGGAACTCGGCGCCGAGACAACCGTGGTCCGCAACGACGATGTGACTCTTGCCGAGGCCACGGAGCTCGCAGCAGCCCGCGATGGCGTCCTCGTTTCGCCCGGTCCTGGAACCCCTGCCGAAGCCGGCGTGTGCATCGAGCTCATCAAGTGGTGCGGCGAGAACAGTAAACCCATGTTCGGCGTCTGCCTGGGGCACCAAGCCCTCGCGGAGGCGTACGGTGGCGTGGTAACCCACGCGCCCGAACTCATGCACGGCAAGACGTCCCCTGTCCGGCACGAAGGTAAGAGCGTCTTCGCAGGCCTCCCCTCGCCTGTGACGGCCACGCGCTACCACTCACTCGCAGCGGTGCGCGATTCCATTCCGGACGTCCTGGAGATCACCGCAGAGACCACCAACGGCGTGGTGATGGGATTGCAGCACAAGACCGCACCACTGTGCGGTGTGCAGTTCCACCCGGAATCGGTCCTCACAGAGGGTGGCTACCAGATGCTCGGCAACTGGTTGGAGTCCCTGGGGATGGCCGGAGCGGCTGAACGCGCATCCAAGCTGAGCCCGCTCATCAAGCAGTAG
- a CDS encoding methylated-DNA--[protein]-cysteine S-methyltransferase, with amino-acid sequence MSIRHTTMDSPLGQLTLTANGEFLTGIFYEGHWHLPPPDYFGVPAGIEDPVFALTRIELDEYLGGHRTVFDVPFEARGNTFQEKVWLRLQDIPFGETVSYGELATELGDPHLAQAVGSAVGRNPISIIIPCHRVVGRKGQLTGYAGGLRNKRFLLELEEPAAVREGKLF; translated from the coding sequence ATGAGCATCCGGCACACCACCATGGATTCCCCGTTGGGGCAGTTGACGCTGACTGCCAACGGGGAATTTTTGACGGGCATCTTCTATGAGGGCCACTGGCACCTGCCGCCACCCGACTACTTCGGGGTCCCCGCAGGGATCGAGGATCCGGTATTCGCACTGACCAGGATTGAGCTCGATGAGTATCTGGGCGGACACCGCACCGTTTTCGATGTTCCTTTTGAAGCGCGTGGAAACACCTTCCAGGAGAAGGTCTGGTTGCGGCTGCAAGATATTCCCTTTGGAGAAACCGTCAGTTACGGCGAGCTGGCCACTGAACTGGGCGATCCGCATCTTGCCCAGGCCGTTGGGTCGGCGGTGGGCCGCAACCCCATCAGCATCATCATCCCGTGCCACCGCGTGGTGGGACGCAAGGGTCAATTGACCGGATACGCCGGTGGGCTTCGGAACAAGCGCTTCCTCTTGGAGTTGGAAGAGCCAGCAGCCGTGAGAGAGGGCAAACTTTTCTGA
- the pknB gene encoding Stk1 family PASTA domain-containing Ser/Thr kinase, translating to MSTPRHGPAHREESTPVSSQRILNARYELGELIGRGGMADVYRGTDTLLGRTIAVKVLRADLARDPQFQARFKREAQAVAALNHPSIVAIFDTGEYSVPGGPGEDVRVPYIVMEYVAGRTLRDMIKANELGVENSIGFTLGVLAALEYSHRAGIVHRDIKPANVMVCADTGDVKVMDFGIARAMADSAATMTQTQAVVGTAQYLSPEQARGETVDARSDLYSAGCLLYELLTSRPPFVGDSPVSVAYQHVREIPDMPSAHNPDVSEALDSVLAKALQKSRTDRFQDAASFRRALRAASNGIPVPAMPPSEAPTDPNDLVDQDDPATQILSSTAVGFLAADQARDEPADQPQEEPLPLGLPPERERTAGQNKRRRTWIATLVIFTLIVLAGGGFWLYSLMNLQPPPPAKIAVPVVANMSESQAIQELYSAKLVPKSVREASDSVAKDMTIGTSPTAGSMLDQDAEVVLKISSGPNSVTIPADIVGRTESDARDALRRLGITGDIVTVRTHSATVPIGLVINTGPAPGGAIAISTKVELQVSSGKVLMPQLIGLPLAEAEASLKTNGLPMVVAEQENSEVAPGTVTAQSETFNTEVDQGKSVTITVAKAPAPSPTPTPTPTDKPTPKPTATKK from the coding sequence ATGTCTACGCCACGCCACGGTCCCGCGCATCGAGAGGAGAGCACACCTGTGTCTTCACAGCGCATCCTCAACGCCCGCTACGAGCTCGGTGAGCTGATCGGTCGTGGCGGCATGGCGGACGTATACCGGGGAACGGATACTTTGCTGGGGCGGACCATCGCTGTCAAGGTCCTGCGTGCGGACCTTGCCCGCGATCCCCAGTTCCAGGCCCGGTTCAAACGTGAGGCCCAAGCCGTCGCGGCGTTGAACCATCCGTCCATCGTGGCCATCTTCGATACCGGCGAATACTCCGTACCGGGGGGTCCCGGCGAGGATGTCCGCGTGCCGTACATCGTCATGGAATACGTCGCCGGCCGTACCCTGCGGGACATGATCAAGGCGAACGAACTGGGTGTGGAGAATTCCATCGGCTTCACCCTGGGTGTCCTTGCCGCACTGGAGTACAGCCACCGGGCAGGTATTGTCCACCGCGATATCAAGCCGGCCAACGTCATGGTTTGCGCCGACACCGGGGACGTCAAAGTCATGGACTTTGGCATCGCACGTGCCATGGCCGATTCCGCTGCCACCATGACCCAAACACAGGCCGTCGTCGGCACGGCACAGTACCTTTCACCGGAGCAGGCCCGCGGTGAAACCGTGGACGCACGCAGCGACCTCTACTCAGCCGGCTGCCTCCTGTACGAATTGCTGACCAGCCGTCCACCTTTTGTGGGGGACAGCCCGGTCTCGGTGGCCTACCAGCACGTCCGCGAAATTCCGGACATGCCCAGCGCCCACAACCCCGATGTTTCCGAGGCCCTCGATTCTGTCCTTGCCAAAGCCCTGCAGAAGAGCCGGACAGACCGTTTCCAGGACGCTGCGTCCTTCCGCCGCGCACTGCGCGCGGCAAGCAACGGCATTCCTGTCCCCGCAATGCCACCCAGCGAGGCACCGACCGATCCGAACGACCTCGTGGACCAGGACGACCCGGCCACCCAGATCCTGAGCTCCACCGCCGTGGGATTCCTGGCCGCCGATCAGGCCAGGGACGAACCCGCTGACCAGCCCCAGGAAGAACCCCTTCCCTTGGGCCTCCCACCGGAACGCGAGCGGACCGCGGGCCAGAACAAACGCCGTCGTACGTGGATAGCAACCTTGGTGATCTTCACGCTGATCGTGCTGGCCGGTGGCGGATTCTGGCTTTACAGCCTCATGAACCTGCAGCCACCGCCCCCTGCAAAGATCGCCGTGCCCGTGGTGGCCAACATGTCTGAATCCCAGGCCATCCAGGAACTATATTCAGCCAAGTTGGTACCTAAATCCGTGCGCGAGGCCAGCGACTCAGTGGCCAAGGACATGACCATCGGCACGTCTCCCACCGCGGGCTCCATGCTGGACCAGGACGCCGAGGTTGTCCTGAAAATATCCAGCGGACCCAACTCGGTGACCATCCCCGCCGACATCGTAGGCCGCACGGAGTCGGATGCGAGGGACGCCTTGCGCAGGCTGGGCATCACTGGTGACATCGTGACCGTCCGAACCCACAGCGCTACGGTTCCGATCGGCCTGGTCATCAACACTGGCCCGGCCCCGGGCGGCGCAATCGCCATCAGCACCAAGGTGGAACTTCAGGTTTCCTCTGGCAAGGTCCTCATGCCGCAGCTGATTGGGCTGCCCCTGGCCGAAGCGGAAGCTTCACTCAAGACCAACGGCCTGCCCATGGTGGTTGCGGAGCAGGAAAACTCGGAAGTCGCGCCGGGCACAGTGACGGCCCAGAGCGAGACGTTCAACACCGAAGTGGATCAGGGAAAGTCGGTCACCATCACGGTTGCGAAGGCTCCTGCTCCGAGCCCCACGCCAACCCCGACGCCCACAGACAAGCCGACCCCTAAGCCGACGGCCACCAAGAAGTAG